One genomic region from Anguilla rostrata isolate EN2019 chromosome 2, ASM1855537v3, whole genome shotgun sequence encodes:
- the rpsa gene encoding small ribosomal subunit protein uS2 has protein sequence MSGGLDVLQMREEDVLKFLAAGTHLGGTNLDFQMEHYVYKRKSDGVYIINLKKTWEKLLLAARAIVAIENPADVCVISSRNTGQRAVLKFASATGATTFAGRFTPGTFTNQIQAAFREPRLLIVTDPRADHQPLTEASYVNIPTIALCNTDSPLRYVDISIPCNNKGHHSVGLMWWMLAREVLRMRGTISREHPWEVMPDLYFYRDPEEIEKEEQAAAEKAVGKEEFQGEWTAPVADFAQPEVADWSEGVQVPSVPIQQFPAAAPPPKAATPAAAEVFAEDWSAQPATEDWSAAPTAQASDWGGATADWS, from the exons ATGTCCGGAGGTCTGGATGTGCTGCAGATGAGGGAGGAGGATGTGCTCAAGTTCCTGGCGGCAGGAACCCACCTGGGAGGGACCAACCTGGACTTCCAGATGGAGCACTACGTGTACAAGAGGAAGAGTGATG gtgTGTACATCATCAACCTGAAGAAGACGTGGGAAAAGCTGCTGCTGGCAGCTCGTGCCATTGTTGCCATCGAGAACCCAGCTGATGTCTGTGTCATCTCGTCCAGGAACACTGGGCAG aGGGCTGTGCTGAAGTTCGCCTCGGCCACTGGCGCCACCACCTTCGCCGGTCGCTTCACCCCCGGGACCTTCACCAATCAGATCCAGGCCGCCTTCCGGGAGCCCCGCCTCCTGATCGTCACCGACCCCCGGGCCGACCACCAGCCCCTGACCGAGGCCTCCTACGTGAACATCCCCACCATCGCCCTGTGCAACACCGACTCTCCCCTGAGATACGTGGACATCTCCATCCCCTGCAACAACAAG GGTCATCACTCCGTGGGTCTGATGTGGTGGATGCTGGCCAGGGAGGTTCTGAGGATGAGGGGCACCATCTCCAGGGAGCACCCCTGGGAGGTCATGCCCGATCTGTACTTCTACAGAGACCCAGAGGAG ATTGagaaggaggagcaggctgCGGCGGAGAAGGCCGTGGGAAAGGAGGAGTTCCAGGGGGAGTGGACCGCCCCCGTGGCTGACTTTGCGCAGCCCGAGGTGGCTGACTGGTCCGAGGGCGTACAGGTGCCCTCCGTCCCCATCCAGCAGTTCCCTGCAG ctgctcctcctcccaAGGCTGCTACCCCAGCTGCCGCTGAAGTGTTTGCAG AGGACTGGAGTGCCCAGCCTGCCACTGAGGATTGGTCCGCTGCTCCCACTGCTCAGGCTTCCGACTGGGGCGGAGCCACCGCTGATTGGTCCTAA